One Desulfonatronum sp. SC1 genomic window, GTGGCCGACATACGGATCATTGGCCAGCTTGAAGGTCAAGGCGCTCAACGGCAAATTGTCGTCACAGGGACTGGTCATCTCCTCGCCGGTATCGGGGTTGGTCCCCTTCATCTCCGCCACGTCCAACGGACTCGGGAAGAAGGCCACGACGGCATCCAGTAACGGCTGAACCCCTTTATTTTTGAAAGCCGAACCGCACAGCACCGGACAAATCTTCATGGATATGGTAGCCGCGCGAACGGCGTTCATCACGGATTCGGGCTCCAGCACTTCGCCGCCCAGATATTTCTCAAGAAGCTCCTCGTCTTCCTCGGCTACGGCTTCCAGCATGAGCTGACGCCAAGAATCGTACTCCTCGCGGTACTCATCGGGAATGTCGACATAAGCGTACTCTTTGACCACCACGGAACCGTCGTCGAAAAACAGGGCCTTGCCCTGAATCAGGTCGATGATGCCTTTGAAATTTTCTTCGGCTCCGATGGGAATCTGCAAGGGAACGGGCTTCGCCTTGAGACGCTCCTTGATCATCTCCACGACGCGAAAAAAATCAGCACCGGTCCGGTCCATCTTGTTCACGAAGGCCAAGCGCGGCACCTTGTAGCGGTCGGCCTGTCGCCAGACGGTTTCGGATTGAGGCTCCACTCCGCCCACCGCGCAAAACACGGCTACGGCTCCGTCAAGAACCCGCAAGGACCGCTCCACTTCCACCGTGAAGTCCACGTGGCCGGGGGTATCGATGATGTTGACCCGGTAATCCTTCCAGAAACAGGTCGTGGCCGCGGAAGTGATGGTAATCCCTCGCTCTTGCTCCTGGACCATCCAGTCCATGACCGCCTGCCCGTCATGAACCTCACCGAGCTTATGCGATACCCCGGTATAAAACAGGATACGTTCGGTGGTCGTCGTCTTTCCGGCGTCAATATGGGCCATAATGCCGATATTGCGCTGCCGATCAATAGGTACGGTTCTTGACACGTGTAAATCCTTCCTTACCAGCGAAAATGCGCGAAGGCCTTGTTCGCGTCGGCCATCTTATGCGTGTCTTCCCGCTTTTTCGCGGCTCCACCGCGTTTATTGTAGGCATCCAGAAGCTCCGCGCCCAGACGCTGCACCATGCCCTTCTCCCCGCGATTCCGGGAGTAGTTGATCAGCCACCGGATGGCCAACGAGGTTTGTCGGCCAGGAGCGACCTCCACCGGAACCTGATAGGTCGCGCCGCCCACGCGCCGAGACTTAACCTCGACCTGGGGACGGACGTTGTCCACGGCCTGCTCGAACGACTTCAATGCCGGCTCCTGAGTTTTCTCGGAGAGGAAGTCCAGGGCCTGAAAGAAGATGCCCTCGGCAACGCTTTTCTTTCCACCATACATCAACCGATTGATGAACCTGGTGACCAACTGACTGCCGTACACCGGGTCTGGCAGAATGATTCGCTTCGGAATGGGTCCTTTTCTTGGCATGTTTCTCTGGTCCTTTTACGATTTTGGTCGCTTCGCCCCGTATTTGGAGCGGCTTTGACGACGATCCTGTACCCCGGAAGTGTCCAGGCTGCCGCGAACGATGTGGTATCGCACGCCGGGCAGGTCCTTGACGCGACCGCCGCGAATCATGACCACGGAGTGCTCTTGAAGATTATGACCTTCCCCGGGAATGTACGAGGTAACTTCGATCCCGTTGGTCAACCGGACCCTGGCCACTTTCCTCAACGCCGAGTTCGGCTTCTTCGGGGTGGTTGTATAAACCCGGACACAGACGCCGCGTCGTTGTGGACAGCTTTGCAGGGCCGGAGTCTTTTTCCGCTTTTCGATTTTCTTCCGCTCATTGCGAATCAACTGACTTATCGTGGGCATACTTGCGTCTCCAGATTGAACGTCAAAAGAGGGGATGTTTATTATTTCCAACCCTGCTTGTCAACCCTTGTTATAAACTCCGATCTGAACACCAACAACTTGCCGCGGTTTCGGGCGTAAAAAAGTGGAAACCGGACGACCGGTTCCCACTTTCCGCGGACAATCACGAAGCCAAGCCGTGATTATGCCCGAGGCATGCGCCCGCTGGTGGTCAGTATTCGCCTACCAACAGGTGGTCCTGTTCCAGGTCCTCCAGAAAAGAATCCTCGCGCTCCGGCTGTTCCGGGACGATGATGTCGCAATCCGTGTAGCGCCGATACCCCGTACCGGCCGGAACGAGTCGCCCGACGATCACGTTTTCCTTCAGTCCCATCAGATAGTCTTCCTTGCCGCGCAAGGAAGCCTCAGTCAGGACCTTGGTCGTTTCCTGGAACGACGCTGCGGAGATGAACGAGTCCGTGTTCAAGGAAGCCTGGGTGATGCCCAACACCAGCGGCTCGGCCACCGCCGGCTGCAGCCCGTTTTCCAAACAGCGCAGATTCTCATGCATGAAGCGATGCTTGTCCACCTGCTCGCCCAGAAGAAAAGGTGTCTCTCCCGGCTCGATGACCTGGACCTTTTTCAGCATCTGGCGAACGATCACTTCAATATGCTTGTCGTTGATCTGCACACCCTGGTGCCGATACACATCCTGGACCTCTTCCACGAGATACTTGGCCAACTGCTTCTCGCCCTTGATCTTCAGGATGTCGTGCAGCTCGGGATAGCCTTCGGTCAGGAGTTCCCCCGCTTCGACCAAGTCTCCCTCCTGCACCGTGATGTGCTTGCCTTTGGGCACTAGGTATTCCTTCGGATCCCCGGTGTCCGGAGTGACGATCAGCTTGCGCTTGCCCTTGGCGTCCGGGCCGAAGGAAACGATCCCGTCGATTTCCGAAACCACCCCTAGTTCCTTGGGCTTGCGGACCTCGAACAGCTCGGCTACCCGGGGCAGACCGCCGACGATGTCGCGGGTCTTAGAGGTCTCTCGCGGCTTGCGGGCGATGATGTCTCCGGGACGGACCTGGTCGCCGTCCTGGACCATGAGCACCGCGCCCACCGGCAACTGAAACATGGCCGGTGAATTGGTCCCCGGACGAGTCACCTGGTTGCCCTGATCGTCAAGGATGGCGATAGCCGGACGGAAATTGGTCGTCCGATACTCGATGATGGTCTTGGTGGTCCGCAAGGTGGTCTCATCCATCTTGTCCTGGAAGGTCCGCCCCTCAATGATGTCCGTAAACCGAACCGAACCTTCCACGTCCACGACGAAAGGCTCGTTAAAGGGATCCCATTCCACCAGCAGCTTGCCCTTCTCCACTTCCTGCTGATCCTGAACGAACAGCTTCGCGCCCAAGGGCAAGGTGTACTTTTCCCGCTCCCGGCCTTGATCATCCACGATGCTCAACTGACCGCTCTTGTTGATGATCAGGGCATGGCCTTCGGAGTTCTCCACGGTTTTGACCCGGGACAATATCACCCGTCCGATGAAATGAGCCGTAATGGAGGACTGTTCTATTTCTTTGGACGCGGTGCCGCCGATGTGGAAGGTGCGCATGGTCAGCTGCGTACCCGGCTCGCCGATGGACTGGGCCGCGATGATCCCCACGGCCTCGCCCACGTTAACCAGACGGCCCGTTGCCAGATCCTGG contains:
- the rpsL gene encoding 30S ribosomal protein S12 produces the protein MPTISQLIRNERKKIEKRKKTPALQSCPQRRGVCVRVYTTTPKKPNSALRKVARVRLTNGIEVTSYIPGEGHNLQEHSVVMIRGGRVKDLPGVRYHIVRGSLDTSGVQDRRQSRSKYGAKRPKS
- the rpsG gene encoding 30S ribosomal protein S7, coding for MPRKGPIPKRIILPDPVYGSQLVTRFINRLMYGGKKSVAEGIFFQALDFLSEKTQEPALKSFEQAVDNVRPQVEVKSRRVGGATYQVPVEVAPGRQTSLAIRWLINYSRNRGEKGMVQRLGAELLDAYNKRGGAAKKREDTHKMADANKAFAHFRW